The following coding sequences are from one Lolium rigidum isolate FL_2022 chromosome 6, APGP_CSIRO_Lrig_0.1, whole genome shotgun sequence window:
- the LOC124667413 gene encoding protein PIGMENT DEFECTIVE 338, chloroplastic-like — MPPPSCRLLPPVSPPPALPKSQLFHHVARALAPRQAHTLARARPDASARSAQVDAALSAGFVRLLNAGQKGTERVGGHYDPKSGDYAVGVVVSGTEARLDVAVGADRLATLLTKELLPLCRAELPTVGDEASPPRPGSVGVVAASPVDEQKRGARTLVAPGTVVFAEVLGRTLSGRPLLSARRLFRRLAWHRARQIMQLDEPIEVKIYEWNTGGLLTRIEGLRAFLPKFELMDRTNTFTDLKNNVGRSIRVCVIRLDEETNDLIISEKKAWEMTYLKEGALLQGSVRKIFPYGAQVRISGTNRSGLLHISNISRGQVLSVSDILNVNDEVKVLVIKSNVSDKIALSIADLESAPGLFLSDKEKVFSEAEEMAKRYREQLPVVSQNIELDYDLQGETIPFDKEAILYANWKWFKFLMHGKPGEKNDQT; from the exons ATGCCGCCGCCGTcttgccgcctcctccctcccGTCTCGCCGCCTCCCGCACTCCCCAAGTCGCAGCTCTTCCACCACGTCGCCAGAGCCCTCGCACCAAGGCAGGCCCATACCCTGGCCCGGGCCCGACCCGATGCCTCCGCCAGGTCCGCTCAGGTCGACGCCGCTCTCTCCGCCGGCTTCGTCCGCCTCCTCAACGCCGGCCAGAAGGGCACGGAACGCGTGGGCGGGCACTACGACCCGAAGTCGGGAGACTACGCCGTTGGGGTCGTTGTCTCCGGCACCGAGGCCCGCCTCGACGTCGCCGTCGGCGCCGACCGCCTCGCCACGCTCCTCACCAAGGAGCTCCTCCCTCTTTGCCGCGCCGAGCTCCCCACCGTAGGTGATGAAGCATCTCCGCCTCGGCCGGGGAGCGTGGGCGTCGTCGCGGCCTCCCCCGTGGATGAGCAGAAGCGCGGGGCCAGGACGCTGGTGGCGCCCGGCACGGTGGTGTTCGCGGAGGTGCTCGGCCGCACGCTGAGCGGCCGGCCGCTGCTGTCCGCGAGGCGGCTCTTTCGACGCCTCGCATGGCACCGGGCCAGGCAG ATTATGCAACTTGACGAGCCGATTGAGGTCAAAATTTACGAGTGGAATACTGGTGGACTTCTTACAAGAATTGAG GGGCTGAGAGCATTCCTTCCGAAATTTGAGCTCATGGACAGGACAAATACGTTTACAGACTTGAAAAACAAC GTTGGTCGCAGCATACGTGTTTGCGTTATAAGGCTGGATGAGGAGACTAATGACCTCATAATTAGTGAGAAGAAAGCATGG GAAATGACATATCTTAAAGAAGGAGCTCTTCTACAAGGGAGTGTACGCAAGATTTTTCCATATGGTGCACAAGTTAGGATAAGTGGGACCAACAGAAG TGGCTTACTGCACATCTCCAACATTAGTCGAGGCCAGGTCTTGTCAGTAAGTGACATCTTAAATGTAAACGATGAGGTGAAAGTTCTGGTGATCAAGTCGAATGTTTCAGACAAAATTGCTCTCAG CATAGCAGACCTTGAGAGTGCTCCTGGCTTATTTCTCTCAGACAAGGAG AAGGTGTTCTCTGAAGCTGAGGAAATGGCAAAGAGGTATCGGGAGCAGCTTCCAGTTGTCTCCCAGAACATTGAATTAGATTATGACCTTCAAGGGGAAACTATTCCATTTGACAAGGAAGCTATACTGTATGCAAACTGGAAATGGTTCAAATTTCTGATGCATGGCAAGCCTGGTGAGAAAAATGATCAAACATAG